The genomic stretch GAGCGGATCGGACTGCTCTACGATACGATCGGCGGGAAGCTCAGGGAAGGAATTACCTTCCGGTTCGAACACCTCGAAACGGTCACGACACCACCGGCGGACCCACTGGCTTCGCTGTCGCTGCGCCCCGAACAGCGCCGTGTGCTCGAACTCGCAGCGGAGATGGGATACTACGAGACGCCGCGGGAAACGACGCTAGAAGCGGTCGCGTCGCGGCTCGACGAGCCCCGCTCGACCGTCTCGTACCGACTCAGGCGAGCCGAGGCGGAACTGGTCGACGCCTTCCTCTCGTCGACGTGACGGCGTCTCGGTCTCGATCGAGAAGGTCGCAGATCAGACGGGCACCGGCGGAGCAGCCGGATTGAACGCCCCGTCTGCCAGCATCGAGTAAATCGGGAAGCCGTATGCGATAGCCACGAGGACGACGGCCACGACGACCCACAGCTTCATGTTGTCCAGCACGCGCGGACTGTCCGAGACCCCAGAGATCGGTTCGGGGAGGTGGCTGTCGACACGGAGCCGTCCGCGGCCACGCTCTGCGAGCCAGGTGCCAACCATCACGGTGACGAACAGCAGGGCACCGATCGTCAACAGCAGAGCGCCGGCCGCGATCTGCAGCCGCATCTCCGGGACCGATCCGAAGACCGCCTCGAAGGAGAACTGCTGGTACTGCGGCTCGGCGGTCCGGCGCGGGACGCCGGCCAGTCCCGCCCGATGCATCGCGTTGGACATCAGGGCCATCCCGATGAACCAGACGTAGGGCTGGATCTGTGCGAGACCGTAGAACTGGAGGCGCTTGCCCGTGACCTGTGGGTACAGCCAGTAGCTGATCGCCATCATCGTCAGCGCGCTGGCCGTCCCGACGGTGAGATGGAAGTGGCCCGGCACCCACAGCGTGTTGTGGATCAGCGAGTTGATGTTCATGCCCGCGTTGACGATCCCGGAGAACCCGCCCGCGGCGAACATCAGGCCGGCGAGCGCACACCCGGCGAAGGCCGGATTCGACCACGGCAGGGCGGTCATCCAGCGAAGGTAGCCCTTCCCGCCGCGCTGTCGAGCGCCGTACTCGATGCTCGCGACGGCGGTAAACGCGGTGAGGAAGCTCGGGAGCAACAGGAACATCGTGTTGGTCATCGCGACGAACTTGAACCCTTCCGCGATCCCGGGGTCCGCGTACTGGTGGTGGAATCCGACGGGCGTCGAGAGGATCAAGAAGAGGACGAACACGACGCGCGCGAGCGGGTCGCTGAACAGCCGGCCGCCGGCGAGCTTGGGCAGGATCGTGTACCACGCGAAGTACGCCGGCATGAGCCAGAAGTAGACGACCGGGTGGCCGAAGTACCAGAACAGCGTCCGAGTCAACAGCGGATCGACGCTGTCGATCAGCCCCAGCGAGAGCGGCAGGAGGAACACGAGCACCTCGACGGCGACCCCGATGGTAGCGATGTACCACATCAGCGTCGTCGTCAACACCATGAACGTCTGGAGTGGGATCCGCTCACCGCCGTTGTCACGCCGCCAGTGGACGTACAGGCGGATCCAGTCGGCTCCCGCGAGCCACGTGCCGACGAGCCACGCCGCCAGTCCAGCGTAGAACAGCGGATGGGCCTGCAGGGGCGCATAGAAGGTGTAGAGCACGTCTGCCTCGAACGGGATCTCGCCGACGAAGCCGCCGAAAATAGCCAGGGCGACCGCAGTGGCACCAACGAGCTGGAGCCCGAACCAGAACAGCGAGAAGCGCCGCGAGAGGAGGTCGCGGTCGAGACTCCGGGCGACGCCCCAGGAGAAGACCCCAGAGAGGAAGAAGATCGTAAAGAACAGCGCGAGCAAGACGCCGTGACCGGTCAGCACCGTGTAGTAGTCGACCGAGCTGATCACGCCCCGAAAGACGTTCGTTCGGTGCAGCGCCTGGACGATCCCGAGCACCGCACCGATCAACAGGGCGGTAAACGAGACGCCAAAGCACAGTCGCGTCACGCGTGCCGCGGTGGGATACTGGTCGACGAAGGCAACTCGATTGCCGGCAGTCAGCTCGGATTGTGCTCGGCTCTCGCTGGTCGGGTCGTCGTGTGCATGTGCCATCGTTACTGCACCTCACTCGTCTCGTTGAACTCCGACGGTGGGACCACCTGCAGTGATCCCTCCATCGTGTGGTGGCCGCTGCCACAGTACTCGTTACAGACGATGCCGTACTCCGCGGGCTCGTCGAACTCGGCCGTGACCATCGCCTTCTGTCCCGGAACAGTCATCGTATTGATATTCGTGCCGACGATCTCGAACCCGTGGAGGACGTCACGGCTGGTCACGTGGAACGTCACGGTACTGTTGGCTGGCAC from Halomicrobium mukohataei DSM 12286 encodes the following:
- a CDS encoding b(o/a)3-type cytochrome-c oxidase subunit 1, which codes for MAHAHDDPTSESRAQSELTAGNRVAFVDQYPTAARVTRLCFGVSFTALLIGAVLGIVQALHRTNVFRGVISSVDYYTVLTGHGVLLALFFTIFFLSGVFSWGVARSLDRDLLSRRFSLFWFGLQLVGATAVALAIFGGFVGEIPFEADVLYTFYAPLQAHPLFYAGLAAWLVGTWLAGADWIRLYVHWRRDNGGERIPLQTFMVLTTTLMWYIATIGVAVEVLVFLLPLSLGLIDSVDPLLTRTLFWYFGHPVVYFWLMPAYFAWYTILPKLAGGRLFSDPLARVVFVLFLILSTPVGFHHQYADPGIAEGFKFVAMTNTMFLLLPSFLTAFTAVASIEYGARQRGGKGYLRWMTALPWSNPAFAGCALAGLMFAAGGFSGIVNAGMNINSLIHNTLWVPGHFHLTVGTASALTMMAISYWLYPQVTGKRLQFYGLAQIQPYVWFIGMALMSNAMHRAGLAGVPRRTAEPQYQQFSFEAVFGSVPEMRLQIAAGALLLTIGALLFVTVMVGTWLAERGRGRLRVDSHLPEPISGVSDSPRVLDNMKLWVVVAVVLVAIAYGFPIYSMLADGAFNPAAPPVPV